In one window of bacterium DNA:
- a CDS encoding MraY family glycosyltransferase: MTISPFLVAGAIGLGIAYAVTPIVVWVATQLGVLDRPGGRHIHRAPVPRLGGVAIYVAFVAAVLVGLPVERPIRVAFETHRITVVIPYVPAIDRPIVALLLGATLITLVGVLDDVRGTRPIVKLIGQVLAAAVLLPFGVGMDVLTNPLGGMVFVVGPLGAIVTVVWVVALCNVMNLIDGVDGLASGIAAIAGTTLLVAAYHRGDVGTAILAAALAGGALGFIPYNFNPARIFLGDTGSMLLGYLLG; encoded by the coding sequence GTGACGATCTCACCGTTCCTGGTCGCCGGCGCTATCGGGCTCGGCATCGCCTATGCCGTGACGCCGATCGTGGTGTGGGTCGCCACGCAGTTGGGGGTGCTCGACCGTCCCGGCGGCCGCCACATCCACCGGGCTCCGGTGCCCCGGCTCGGCGGCGTCGCCATCTACGTGGCGTTCGTCGCCGCGGTCCTCGTCGGTCTGCCGGTGGAACGGCCCATCCGCGTCGCGTTCGAGACGCACCGCATCACCGTCGTCATCCCGTACGTGCCGGCGATCGACCGGCCGATCGTGGCCCTCCTGCTCGGGGCGACGCTCATCACGCTCGTCGGCGTGCTCGACGACGTGCGGGGGACGCGGCCGATCGTCAAACTCATCGGCCAGGTGCTGGCCGCGGCGGTGCTGCTGCCGTTCGGGGTGGGCATGGACGTGCTCACGAATCCGCTCGGCGGCATGGTGTTCGTCGTCGGGCCGCTCGGGGCGATCGTCACGGTGGTGTGGGTCGTGGCCCTCTGCAACGTGATGAACCTGATCGACGGCGTGGACGGGCTGGCCTCGGGCATCGCGGCGATCGCCGGAACGACGCTGCTGGTCGCGGCGTATCACCGCGGCGACGTCGGGACGGCGATCCTCGCGGCCGCGCTGGCCGGCGGGGCGCTCGGGTTTATCCCGTACAACTTCAATCCCGCCCGCATCTTCCTGGGGGATACGGGCTCGATGCTGCTCGGGTATCTGCTCGG